The following are encoded together in the Weissella soli genome:
- a CDS encoding MBL fold metallo-hydrolase: MNEFKVSMLASGSSGNVTYIETDEHRVLVDAGLSGKKIESLMNSIGRSLNDVDSLFVTHEHSDHIQSVGVLARKYGLNVYANDLTWQAMAGKIGRINDEQKFTFDVNSTKLLGDLDVESFSVSHDAAQPQFYVFHHNNKSFAMLTDVGYVTDQVAGMIRNADAILMEANHDFEMLRYGSYAWSLKQRILGDEGHLSNEDGALTLVDAIGNRTKQVYLGHLSAENNQVPLANLTVSSILQEHDLGVNQDFELFDTAPDAATRLRSI, translated from the coding sequence ATGAACGAATTCAAAGTATCAATGTTAGCGTCAGGAAGTTCGGGTAACGTGACATACATTGAAACAGATGAGCATCGCGTACTCGTAGATGCAGGGTTAAGTGGTAAAAAAATTGAGAGCCTGATGAATTCAATTGGGCGTTCTTTAAATGATGTCGATTCCCTTTTTGTGACGCATGAGCACAGTGATCATATTCAATCAGTTGGGGTGCTTGCCCGTAAATACGGGCTGAATGTTTATGCAAATGATCTGACATGGCAAGCAATGGCGGGCAAAATTGGTCGAATTAACGATGAACAAAAATTTACGTTTGATGTGAATTCCACGAAGTTGCTGGGTGATTTAGATGTTGAAAGTTTCTCAGTGTCACATGATGCGGCACAGCCACAATTTTATGTTTTTCATCATAATAATAAAAGTTTTGCGATGTTAACGGATGTCGGGTATGTGACCGACCAGGTTGCGGGCATGATCCGCAATGCAGATGCAATTTTGATGGAAGCTAATCATGATTTCGAAATGTTACGCTATGGTAGCTATGCCTGGTCATTGAAACAACGTATTTTAGGGGATGAAGGGCATCTCTCAAATGAAGATGGGGCGTTAACCTTAGTTGATGCCATTGGTAACCGTACCAAACAGGTTTACCTGGGTCATCTGAGTGCGGAAAACAATCAAGTTCCATTGGCTAATTTAACCGTTAGTTCGATTTTGCAAGAACACGATCTAGGGGTTAACCAAGATTTTGAGCTATTTGATACCGCACCAGATGCCGCCACTCGATTACGGTCCATCTAA
- a CDS encoding M13-type metalloendopeptidase, which produces MTRVQDDFYDAINGEWEKTAVIPDDKTRTGGFSDLADDIEALMLDTTAQWQRGEAVPQDELLQQFIAYHKQTADYDKREAVGVAPVLPIIAEYQALNSFAEFTQKIASFEKMGRPNAFPFGVAPDFKDAQTNVLWADALGLILPDTTYYAKDNEQGKELLSKWRSAKAKLLAEFGFAADEIEDLLDKTIAYDARIAKYVLSNEEGSEYVKLYHPYEWHEFTKLTQLPLTEIFEEILGEEPALVIVPEERFWQHADEFYSEEAWPLLKATLLVSVASAYTAYLTDDIRVLAGEYGRALSGVPEAQSPEKAAYYLAESPFSQALGLWYAHEKFSAAAKADVEQKVATMIDVYKARLQQADWLQATTRAKAVVKLDAITPHIGYPEKLPAYYFDKKIDPALSLFENAQKLRELSIAHSWSKWNQPVDRSEWHMPANMVNAYYDPQQNQIVFPAAILQYPFYSLDQSASANYGGIGAVIAHEISHAFDTNGASFDEHGSLKDWWTAEDYAAFKRRTQAVIDQFDGLDSYGAKVNGKLTVSENVADLGGLAAALEAAKRETDFSSKEFFESWATIWRMKAREDFMKMMASVDVHGPAKLRVNVQVSNFDDFIETFDVHEGDGMWRDAADRVLIW; this is translated from the coding sequence ATGACTCGAGTACAAGATGATTTTTATGATGCAATCAATGGCGAGTGGGAAAAAACAGCTGTGATTCCAGATGATAAGACACGCACGGGTGGTTTTTCAGACTTAGCAGATGATATCGAGGCGTTGATGCTAGATACAACAGCGCAGTGGCAACGAGGTGAAGCAGTACCACAGGATGAATTGTTGCAACAATTCATTGCTTATCATAAGCAAACAGCAGATTATGATAAGCGTGAAGCGGTAGGTGTCGCGCCTGTTCTACCGATTATCGCTGAATATCAAGCATTGAATTCATTTGCCGAATTTACGCAAAAAATTGCCTCATTTGAGAAGATGGGCCGGCCGAATGCCTTTCCTTTTGGCGTGGCACCAGACTTTAAGGATGCACAAACAAATGTGTTGTGGGCGGATGCATTGGGCTTGATTTTGCCTGATACGACCTATTATGCCAAAGACAATGAGCAAGGCAAGGAATTACTGAGTAAGTGGCGTTCGGCGAAAGCAAAACTGTTAGCTGAATTTGGCTTTGCAGCTGACGAAATTGAAGATTTGCTAGATAAGACAATTGCCTATGATGCCCGCATCGCGAAGTATGTTTTATCTAATGAAGAGGGTTCTGAGTATGTCAAGTTGTACCACCCTTATGAATGGCATGAATTTACAAAGTTAACGCAGTTACCATTGACGGAAATCTTTGAGGAAATTTTAGGTGAAGAACCAGCATTGGTGATTGTACCTGAAGAGCGTTTCTGGCAACATGCTGATGAATTTTACTCTGAAGAAGCTTGGCCTTTGTTGAAGGCGACGTTGTTAGTTTCAGTAGCAAGCGCTTATACGGCCTACTTAACTGATGACATTCGCGTTTTGGCAGGTGAATATGGCCGGGCTTTGAGCGGGGTGCCAGAGGCTCAATCGCCCGAAAAAGCAGCCTATTATTTGGCAGAAAGCCCCTTTAGTCAAGCATTGGGTCTATGGTACGCCCACGAGAAGTTTTCGGCTGCGGCTAAAGCGGATGTTGAACAAAAAGTAGCGACGATGATTGATGTGTACAAGGCACGCTTGCAACAGGCTGATTGGTTACAAGCAACTACCCGCGCAAAGGCTGTTGTGAAGTTGGACGCCATCACGCCACATATTGGTTATCCAGAGAAATTGCCCGCATATTATTTCGATAAGAAAATTGATCCAGCATTGAGTTTATTTGAGAATGCACAAAAATTGCGGGAACTCAGTATCGCTCATAGTTGGTCAAAATGGAATCAACCGGTTGATCGTAGTGAATGGCACATGCCCGCCAACATGGTGAATGCTTACTATGATCCGCAACAAAATCAAATTGTTTTCCCGGCTGCTATTTTACAATATCCGTTCTACTCACTAGATCAATCTGCATCGGCTAATTACGGTGGCATCGGGGCGGTGATTGCGCATGAAATTTCACACGCTTTTGACACAAACGGTGCTTCATTTGATGAACATGGTAGTTTGAAGGACTGGTGGACTGCAGAAGACTATGCTGCCTTTAAACGGCGCACGCAAGCAGTGATTGACCAATTTGATGGTCTAGACTCATATGGCGCTAAGGTCAATGGAAAATTAACAGTGTCAGAGAACGTAGCTGATCTAGGTGGCCTGGCCGCCGCGCTGGAAGCAGCTAAGCGTGAGACTGATTTTTCAAGTAAAGAATTCTTTGAGAGTTGGGCAACTATCTGGCGTATGAAGGCGCGTGAAGACTTTATGAAGATGATGGCCAGTGTCGACGTGCATGGACCAGCTAAGTTACGGGTGAATGTGCAGGTTTCAAATTTCGATGATTTTATTGAAACCTTTGACGTTCATGAAGGTGATGGCATGTGGCGTGACGCTGCCGATCGTGTCTTGATTTGGTAA
- the recR gene encoding recombination mediator RecR, translating into MQYPEPIAKLIDSYTKLPGIGLKTATRLAFHTIDMDEDDVTSFAQSLVSAKRDLRFCSICGNLTETDPCVICADVTRDQTTVLVVEEVKDLMAIENTGEYHGLYHVLHGVLSPLAGKGPDDINIESLVMRLQKNEAIAEVIVGTNANAEGEATAMYLSRLLKPAGLDVSRLATGLAVGSDIDYADEITLIKSVEGRTKL; encoded by the coding sequence ATGCAATATCCAGAACCGATTGCAAAGCTAATTGATAGTTATACCAAATTACCGGGGATTGGGTTAAAAACCGCCACGCGTTTAGCGTTTCATACGATTGATATGGATGAGGACGACGTGACCAGCTTCGCCCAATCACTTGTCTCAGCCAAACGTGATTTACGCTTTTGTAGTATTTGTGGTAATTTAACTGAGACTGATCCATGCGTCATCTGTGCTGATGTCACGCGGGATCAAACCACCGTTTTGGTAGTTGAAGAAGTCAAAGATTTAATGGCGATTGAAAACACTGGTGAATACCATGGTTTATATCATGTATTACACGGGGTGTTATCACCGCTAGCCGGTAAGGGGCCTGACGATATTAATATCGAATCATTGGTGATGCGTTTGCAAAAAAATGAAGCGATTGCTGAAGTGATTGTTGGGACGAATGCAAACGCTGAAGGTGAAGCGACAGCGATGTATTTGAGTCGTCTGTTAAAGCCGGCGGGACTAGATGTTTCACGACTGGCAACAGGGCTAGCGGTTGGTAGTGACATCGATTATGCTGATGAAATTACCCTGATTAAATCAGTAGAAGGAAGGACCAAGTTATAA
- the dnaX gene encoding DNA polymerase III subunit gamma/tau, translating to MAYQALYRTWRPQKFSDMIGQGVVTKTLRNAIMTGQTSHAYLFTGPRGTGKTSAAKIFAKAVNCLNPIDGEPDGVCALCQAADDGTLGDVIELDAASNNGVDEIRQIREDVNYAPTQAKFKVYIIDEVHMLSTGAFNALLKTLEEPPANVIFILATTEPQKIPATIISRTQRFDFKRIDAQAAYERMVYILGERSNTFDDAAIRVIANAADGGMRDALSILDQALSFGSGHVSLENALLVTGSVTQTILGEYVAAVVAEDTQAALVKLSEVLSEGKDAGRFVEDLISYARDLLLSSEAPELISLVPDETFKQLAAEQPATTWYRMIDTLNETQQQLRFTSRPSIYLEVLTVKLSQPQVQTTVQAVVTPQPQVNQPVPATTTPVSTDAPTVTPEPAPVASEAVTANKAIRKAPKPLENKTAVFEVLNEATKGDLERVNTVWADVVNQLSGVEKGQMNTAKPIAASPTGLVIGFDFDIFRVQVMNNATLINLLTEQIRTYSNASAERQLVLINNENWPTIRAEYVKQRQQMATQPATPTSQTGAIDNEPLESPVVVEQDASTQKALALFGDIVKVVKD from the coding sequence ATGGCTTATCAAGCATTGTATCGTACCTGGCGGCCACAGAAATTTAGTGACATGATTGGTCAAGGAGTGGTCACCAAGACATTACGGAATGCCATTATGACTGGGCAGACATCGCATGCCTATTTATTTACTGGGCCCCGGGGGACCGGTAAAACATCGGCAGCCAAGATTTTTGCTAAAGCGGTCAATTGTTTAAATCCAATTGATGGTGAACCGGATGGTGTGTGTGCACTTTGCCAAGCGGCTGATGATGGCACGCTGGGGGATGTGATTGAACTGGACGCGGCCTCAAACAACGGGGTAGATGAAATCCGTCAAATTCGAGAGGATGTGAATTACGCACCGACGCAAGCTAAGTTTAAAGTCTACATCATTGATGAGGTGCATATGTTGTCGACGGGCGCATTCAATGCCTTATTAAAGACTTTGGAAGAGCCACCAGCCAATGTGATTTTCATCTTAGCAACAACGGAACCCCAAAAAATTCCAGCGACGATCATTTCACGTACGCAACGCTTCGATTTTAAGCGGATTGATGCACAGGCAGCCTATGAGCGCATGGTTTACATTCTTGGCGAACGCAGTAATACCTTTGATGACGCGGCGATACGGGTGATTGCTAACGCGGCTGACGGTGGTATGCGTGACGCACTGAGTATCCTTGACCAGGCTTTATCATTTGGTAGTGGGCATGTGAGCTTAGAAAATGCCCTACTGGTTACTGGATCAGTTACGCAAACTATTTTGGGCGAGTATGTGGCCGCCGTGGTAGCTGAGGACACCCAGGCCGCTTTGGTGAAGTTATCCGAAGTCTTGTCAGAGGGTAAGGATGCTGGGCGTTTTGTAGAAGACCTGATTAGTTATGCGCGTGATTTGTTATTGAGTTCAGAGGCGCCAGAATTAATTTCATTGGTACCTGACGAAACGTTTAAACAATTAGCTGCTGAGCAACCAGCGACGACATGGTATCGGATGATTGATACTTTAAATGAAACACAACAGCAATTGCGTTTTACCAGCCGACCAAGTATTTATTTGGAAGTCTTAACGGTGAAGTTAAGTCAGCCACAAGTTCAAACAACGGTTCAAGCAGTTGTAACACCCCAGCCACAGGTGAACCAGCCTGTGCCAGCTACGACTACACCGGTGTCGACTGATGCGCCGACTGTCACCCCTGAACCAGCGCCGGTTGCCAGCGAGGCTGTCACCGCAAACAAAGCAATTCGTAAGGCACCCAAGCCCCTTGAGAATAAGACGGCTGTTTTTGAGGTATTGAATGAAGCGACCAAGGGTGATTTAGAACGCGTGAATACCGTGTGGGCTGATGTGGTCAACCAATTATCGGGGGTTGAAAAGGGGCAGATGAATACAGCAAAACCAATCGCTGCCTCACCTACTGGACTAGTTATTGGTTTTGATTTCGATATTTTTCGTGTGCAAGTCATGAATAACGCAACGCTCATTAATTTATTAACTGAGCAAATTCGTACTTACTCTAACGCTTCAGCAGAACGCCAATTAGTATTAATCAATAATGAAAATTGGCCTACGATTCGGGCAGAGTATGTTAAACAGCGTCAGCAAATGGCAACACAACCGGCTACACCAACCAGTCAGACGGGGGCAATCGATAATGAGCCACTTGAATCACCTGTTGTTGTCGAACAAGATGCCAGTACGCAAAAGGCGTTGGCCTTATTTGGAGACATTGTTAAAGTCGTAAAAGATTAA
- a CDS encoding two-component system regulatory protein YycI, producing the protein MDFKRILIVFFWVFGVVNIFLTVQLIRANTETSRADTAVSVLTEMANDNIKFTNPSTVSSMGSYLSGQVNSNYLQSQMNLIDGKKKFDSATGTLSVTYEQPQKFGTTQTTLKRSISKYLKNEAKVLSGTQYRFDKQFSSMTKPDSHGHYSLVYSQKMTARQVIMGTAGQIRFTFDKQNRLVRYTQTYISNVEVLRDAVEVISGADALKDLYQYNELPNNSTVKWTKLAYSALITVKADTIFVPTWVVAVVDANGDVSILRVNAIDGSVLK; encoded by the coding sequence ATGGATTTTAAACGAATTCTGATTGTCTTCTTTTGGGTATTTGGGGTGGTCAACATTTTTTTGACCGTGCAATTGATTCGAGCAAATACTGAGACCAGTCGAGCAGATACTGCCGTGAGTGTGCTGACGGAAATGGCCAATGACAATATAAAATTTACCAATCCTTCGACGGTGAGTTCAATGGGGAGTTACTTATCTGGTCAGGTGAATTCAAATTATTTGCAAAGTCAAATGAATTTGATTGATGGTAAGAAGAAGTTCGACTCAGCGACAGGTACTTTGTCAGTCACTTATGAGCAACCACAAAAATTTGGCACGACACAAACGACACTTAAGCGATCGATTAGTAAGTATCTTAAGAATGAGGCTAAGGTCTTATCGGGTACTCAGTATCGTTTTGATAAACAATTTTCGTCCATGACCAAGCCAGATAGCCATGGTCATTACAGTTTGGTGTATTCACAAAAAATGACCGCGCGACAGGTGATCATGGGGACCGCTGGTCAAATTCGATTTACCTTCGATAAGCAGAACCGATTAGTACGGTATACGCAAACGTATATCAGTAATGTTGAGGTGTTGCGCGATGCCGTTGAAGTGATTTCTGGGGCTGATGCACTGAAGGATTTATACCAATATAATGAGCTACCAAATAATAGTACGGTTAAGTGGACCAAGCTAGCGTATAGCGCATTGATTACAGTGAAAGCTGACACGATTTTTGTCCCAACTTGGGTTGTGGCCGTGGTAGATGCAAACGGGGATGTGAGCATCTTGCGTGTAAATGCAATTGATGGTTCAGTACTCAAGTAA
- a CDS encoding YbaB/EbfC family nucleoid-associated protein: MFGGNNMQQMMKQVQKIQKEMETEQEKIEATDYIGSAPQDLVRATVAGDRSLKDLQIKPEIVDPDDVENLQDMIIIAVNEALKQVDDDTKQRLGKYTGQLGL, translated from the coding sequence ATGTTTGGTGGCAATAATATGCAACAAATGATGAAGCAAGTACAAAAAATCCAAAAGGAAATGGAAACTGAGCAAGAAAAGATTGAGGCAACTGACTATATTGGAAGTGCGCCACAAGATTTAGTTCGGGCAACGGTTGCCGGTGATCGTTCTTTGAAAGATCTTCAAATCAAACCAGAAATCGTCGATCCAGATGATGTTGAGAATTTACAAGACATGATTATCATTGCGGTGAATGAGGCCTTGAAGCAAGTTGATGACGATACGAAGCAACGCCTTGGTAAGTATACTGGGCAATTGGGCTTATAA
- the yycH gene encoding two-component system activity regulator YycH yields MMKHKRWATVRVLIWQHIWAIGTGVMILLSVFLSLMIWFNSNQSIAKSTVNDTTGVISTPKSQKNIYAIEQLLWNNAMGQHEAILDFRPTTRQILKRLSSWSVDKVKSRSVSRQELMQLAKQKNTAVLGFGDGIAGEIVSKVVGTQFDLPANGYVFNVVVPLSANPHKVYFLDDKHLKVYEFTITHIDKTLKNVSLSQTKNRVPVKVAYFSQHLMLKYTQSLQMATYSYLLASTKVDTFVTALFADSQATPRGYQEQANVIYNDGDSKQLTINTKKNTLQFDNYHTNLPISSYSDRLRSGYTMLKQLQQLPDNLYYFESHHDGRDLVFRLYSNGLPIFNQNGYGTVVIKTKSAKHVTLEFSQYILQVPLPVDDDEITEVVPTDTVLATLAQAGYHHTDIADMRIGYTWETDSQNENIVVLKPEWYVELSKNETWHPVSALTKEVQ; encoded by the coding sequence ATGATGAAGCATAAACGGTGGGCCACCGTGCGTGTATTGATTTGGCAACATATTTGGGCGATTGGTACGGGGGTGATGATTCTTCTCAGCGTTTTTCTTTCGCTCATGATTTGGTTTAATTCAAACCAGAGTATTGCAAAAAGCACGGTTAATGATACAACGGGCGTTATTTCAACGCCAAAATCACAAAAGAATATCTATGCGATTGAGCAGTTACTGTGGAATAATGCGATGGGACAGCATGAAGCGATTCTGGATTTCCGACCAACGACGCGACAAATTCTAAAACGGCTGTCCAGTTGGAGCGTTGATAAGGTCAAAAGTCGTTCCGTCTCGCGGCAGGAATTAATGCAACTAGCGAAACAGAAGAATACAGCTGTTTTGGGTTTTGGGGATGGTATCGCTGGTGAAATCGTTAGTAAAGTGGTGGGTACACAATTTGATCTACCCGCTAATGGCTATGTTTTTAATGTGGTAGTGCCGTTATCAGCTAATCCACATAAAGTCTATTTCCTGGATGACAAACATCTTAAAGTCTATGAATTCACTATCACCCATATTGATAAAACTTTAAAGAATGTCAGTTTAAGTCAGACGAAAAATCGTGTGCCAGTTAAAGTAGCCTACTTTTCGCAGCACCTGATGTTGAAGTATACCCAGTCATTGCAGATGGCTACATATTCATACTTGTTAGCCAGTACTAAAGTGGATACCTTTGTCACGGCCTTGTTTGCAGATAGTCAGGCAACACCGCGTGGTTATCAGGAACAAGCGAATGTGATCTATAACGATGGTGATTCTAAGCAGTTGACCATTAATACCAAGAAAAACACGCTCCAATTTGATAACTATCACACGAATTTACCGATTTCGAGCTATTCAGATCGTTTGCGTAGTGGGTACACCATGCTGAAACAACTACAGCAGTTACCAGATAATTTATATTATTTTGAAAGTCATCATGATGGTCGTGACCTGGTATTTCGTTTGTATAGTAATGGTTTACCCATTTTCAATCAGAATGGTTATGGCACAGTCGTGATTAAAACAAAATCGGCTAAGCATGTCACTTTAGAGTTTTCACAATATATTCTACAAGTACCCTTGCCAGTGGATGATGATGAAATCACCGAGGTTGTGCCCACGGATACCGTGTTAGCCACGCTTGCTCAAGCTGGTTATCACCATACTGATATCGCTGATATGCGAATTGGTTATACTTGGGAGACTGATTCGCAGAATGAAAATATTGTGGTGTTAAAACCAGAGTGGTACGTCGAATTATCGAAAAATGAGACCTGGCACCCGGTTTCCGCCCTGACTAAGGAGGTGCAATGA
- the walK gene encoding cell wall metabolism sensor histidine kinase WalK, with translation MTGKKIKFFSSIHFKIALVFTLTLVVTLELIGAVFIRQLERSSLASFRQQITLPAYVNDALVQQLEGESGGSKINSDIHTVLTAVNNSSITDIEVIDAKGIIRGVSDINNQSVVGQKTTDANLRAALSNSKYSKNPIEKKGNKRYQVIVKPLVTSTDGNSTVVGVVKVTANLEAVYDSLQQISTLYFSATLLAIALGIVMSLIISRALTKPISEISERTTRIARGDYSGEIIIRSRDEIGELGKNVNLLAERIEETTNSTEFERRRLDMVLGHMTDGVIATDRRGMINIINSSALNFLGIESLNEGDQRSIIQVLKIEEEYSLRELLEDTGEITLDFSTQERPLILKAYVNLLQRSSGFISGLVVVLHDVTEQERINEERRQFVSNVSHELRTPLTSVKSYIDALQDGALEDQTVAHSFLTVAQNETTRMIHMINDLLELSRMDQGRMKLNMEFVNVGELFNYILNRFDMIISSDDKPEKTYSIVRDITTAPVWAELDTSKFTQVIDNIMNNAIKYSPDGSEIVVSMHENEHHVILSITDQGLGIPKKDLTHVFDRFFRVDKARSRAQGGSGLGLAISKEIIEQFHGRIWAESVEGKGSTFYIALPFEPDFEAEDWDEGAWDDEA, from the coding sequence ATGACTGGAAAAAAGATAAAGTTTTTCTCTTCGATTCATTTCAAAATTGCCCTGGTTTTTACGCTAACCCTAGTAGTGACCTTGGAATTAATTGGAGCAGTATTTATTCGACAGCTTGAGCGATCAAGTTTGGCATCGTTTCGGCAACAAATTACTCTGCCGGCGTATGTTAATGATGCGTTGGTGCAACAGCTTGAAGGCGAGAGTGGCGGATCAAAAATTAATTCGGATATCCATACGGTACTTACGGCGGTCAATAATAGCAGTATTACTGATATCGAAGTGATTGATGCCAAAGGGATTATTCGTGGTGTTAGCGATATTAATAATCAATCAGTGGTTGGACAAAAAACGACTGATGCCAACTTACGAGCGGCCCTTTCAAATTCTAAATATTCAAAAAATCCAATTGAGAAAAAAGGTAATAAACGTTACCAAGTGATTGTGAAGCCCTTGGTGACTTCAACAGATGGCAATAGTACAGTGGTTGGAGTGGTAAAAGTCACGGCTAATCTGGAAGCAGTCTATGATAGTCTGCAGCAGATTTCAACGCTCTATTTCTCTGCGACGTTATTAGCGATAGCATTGGGAATCGTCATGTCGTTGATTATTTCACGGGCTTTAACCAAGCCAATTTCAGAAATTAGTGAACGAACGACGCGGATTGCCCGTGGTGATTATTCAGGCGAAATTATCATTCGTTCGCGTGATGAAATTGGTGAGCTGGGTAAAAATGTCAATCTGTTGGCTGAACGTATCGAAGAAACGACTAATTCAACGGAATTTGAACGCCGCCGTTTGGACATGGTATTGGGGCATATGACCGATGGGGTGATTGCCACCGATCGACGCGGGATGATTAACATCATTAATTCATCTGCTTTAAACTTTCTTGGGATTGAATCACTTAATGAGGGTGATCAACGTTCCATCATCCAAGTATTGAAGATTGAAGAAGAGTACTCATTACGTGAATTGCTCGAAGATACAGGTGAAATTACGCTTGATTTTAGTACCCAAGAGCGGCCATTAATTCTTAAGGCCTACGTTAACTTGTTACAACGCTCATCTGGTTTTATCTCAGGCTTGGTGGTGGTGTTGCATGATGTCACTGAACAAGAGCGGATTAACGAAGAGCGGCGTCAGTTTGTTTCCAACGTCTCACATGAATTGCGGACACCGTTGACTTCAGTGAAGTCATACATCGATGCTTTGCAGGATGGTGCCTTGGAAGATCAGACAGTCGCGCATAGTTTCTTGACAGTGGCACAAAATGAGACCACCCGGATGATTCATATGATCAATGATCTATTAGAATTATCACGTATGGACCAAGGTCGCATGAAATTAAATATGGAATTCGTCAACGTGGGCGAATTGTTCAATTATATTTTGAATCGGTTTGATATGATCATCTCTTCTGACGATAAACCAGAAAAAACGTATTCGATTGTACGTGATATCACAACAGCTCCCGTTTGGGCAGAGTTGGATACTTCCAAATTCACGCAAGTTATCGATAATATCATGAATAACGCTATTAAATATTCACCGGATGGCAGTGAGATTGTGGTTAGCATGCACGAAAATGAGCATCATGTGATCTTGAGCATTACAGATCAAGGTTTGGGAATCCCTAAGAAAGATTTGACCCATGTCTTTGATCGTTTCTTCCGTGTTGATAAGGCTCGGTCACGAGCCCAAGGCGGTTCGGGACTAGGCTTAGCGATTTCGAAGGAAATTATTGAGCAATTCCATGGTCGGATTTGGGCAGAATCAGTTGAAGGTAAGGGTTCAACATTCTATATTGCACTACCTTTCGAACCTGATTTTGAAGCTGAAGATTGGGATGAAGGAGCATGGGATGATGAAGCATAA
- the yycF gene encoding response regulator YycF: MTKILVVDDEKPISDIIKFNLTKEGYDVVVAMDGREAIELFESESPELVLLDQMLPELDGTEVLRQIRSQSQTPVIMVTAKDSEIDKVLGLEMGADDYVTKPFSNRELLARIKANLRRQTPMAGPASNGDDSGDIKIGALTIHPDAYMVSKNGVDIELTHREFELLHHLAKHIGQVMTRDDLLQTVWGYDYFGDVRTVDVTVRRIREKIEDTPSHPQILMTRRGVGYYLKANED, translated from the coding sequence ATGACAAAAATCTTAGTAGTGGATGATGAAAAACCAATTTCAGATATCATCAAATTTAATCTAACCAAAGAAGGCTATGATGTTGTTGTGGCAATGGATGGTCGTGAAGCCATTGAGTTATTTGAATCAGAATCACCAGAGTTGGTGTTGCTGGATCAAATGCTACCAGAATTAGACGGCACTGAAGTGTTGCGTCAAATTCGTTCGCAATCACAAACGCCGGTTATCATGGTAACAGCCAAGGATTCTGAAATCGATAAGGTTTTAGGACTTGAGATGGGTGCCGATGACTATGTCACCAAGCCATTCTCAAATCGAGAATTGTTGGCTCGTATCAAGGCTAATTTGCGTCGTCAAACGCCAATGGCTGGACCTGCATCCAACGGGGATGATTCGGGTGACATTAAAATCGGCGCGTTGACGATTCATCCTGACGCCTATATGGTTTCAAAGAATGGTGTGGATATTGAGTTGACGCACCGTGAATTTGAACTGCTGCATCATTTGGCTAAACATATTGGTCAAGTGATGACACGGGATGATCTCTTACAAACAGTTTGGGGTTATGATTATTTTGGTGACGTTCGTACGGTTGATGTGACAGTTCGTCGTATCCGTGAAAAGATTGAAGATACACCAAGTCATCCACAAATTTTGATGACACGACGTGGGGTTGGCTACTATTTGAAGGCCAACGAAGATTAA
- a CDS encoding YaaL family protein has protein sequence MFGMFRRPKLDRSEYDRRLVFAIDDMKYDFQKAKNSEEALFESDINPRLIKAQTALAKQKYFFLLRAARERKMNGQWQTAFVRPE, from the coding sequence ATGTTTGGAATGTTTCGTCGACCAAAATTAGACCGTAGTGAATATGACCGGCGCTTGGTTTTTGCAATTGATGATATGAAATATGATTTTCAAAAAGCTAAAAATTCAGAAGAGGCCCTGTTTGAGAGTGATATTAATCCGCGCCTAATCAAAGCCCAAACAGCTTTAGCCAAGCAAAAGTATTTCTTTTTACTGCGCGCTGCTCGTGAACGCAAAATGAACGGACAATGGCAAACAGCATTTGTCCGGCCGGAATAA